One Loxodonta africana isolate mLoxAfr1 chromosome 4, mLoxAfr1.hap2, whole genome shotgun sequence genomic region harbors:
- the SKIDA1 gene encoding SKI/DACH domain-containing protein 1, whose product MGDLKSGFEEVDGVRLGYLIIKGKQMFALSQVFTDLLKNIPRTTVHKRMDHLKVKKHHCDLEELRKLKAINSIAFHAAKCTLISREDVEALYTSCKTERVLKTKRRRVGRALATQAPPPERAAAAASPRPSFWKDKHQLWRGLSGAARPLPISAQSPRPGAAAARPAAHLPQIFSKYPGSHYPEIVRSPCKPPLNYETAPLQGNYVAFHPEPAYFRSLLCSKHPAAAAAAAAAAAAAAAAAAAAAYYQASAAGPQPKTAAGAGGPGSLTYPCKRKRAGAKDCLLAPHAGARRLLLLPRSYKAKAAAAAAAAAAAGATCLERFHLVNGFCPPPHHHHHHHHHHHHHHHHRAQQSQQNHHPPHHHRPQPHLGSFPESCSSDSESSSYSDHAANDSDFGSSLSSSSNSVSSEEEEEEEEGEEEEEEEEEEEGGSGASDSSEVSSEEEDSSSESDSSSGSSQVSVQSIRFRRTSFCKPPSMQAQANFLYHLASAAAATKPAAFEDAGRPPDLKSSVKAESPEEWNLQSWASKASPVYCPASMGSCFAEIRNDRVSEITFPHSEISSTVKRTDLTINCLTEGASSPSPKTNNAFPQQRILGEARKCLRATPTTPCADNNTIAARFLNNDSSGAAANSEKDSKIPHCAEFAADLPSLQTDPEVDAAATKAENLCTDTDDKTLPFLHNIKIKVEDSSANEEYEPDLITNKLKCECNDTKGEFYSVTESKEEDTLLTTAKEGFACPEKETPSLNQLAQSQGLSCTLGSPKPEDGEYKFGARVRKNYRTLVLGKRPVLQTPPVKPNLKSARSPRPTGKTETHEGTLDDFTVINRRKKVASNVASAVKRPFNFMANFPCPPSLIIGKDGDLWPAYSLNTTKDSQPPHKAHPIWKWQLGGSAIPLPPSHKFRKFNS is encoded by the coding sequence ATGGGAGACCTGAAGTCAGGTTTTGAAGAGGTGGATGGCGTGAGGCTCGGCTACCTCATCATTAAAGGAAAGCAAATGTTTGCCCTCTCCCAAGTCTTCACGGATCTGCTGAAAAACATCCCGAGGACAACCGTGCACAAGCGCATGGATCATCTGAAAGTGAAAAAGCACCACTGCGATCTGGAGgagttgaggaaactgaaggcGATCAACAGCATCGCCTTCCACGCCGCCAAATGCACGCTCATCTCTCGGGAAGACGTGGAAGCGCTCTACACCTCCTGCAAAACCGAGCGCGTGCTCAAGACCAAGCGCAGGAGGGTCGGCCGGGCCCTGGCCACACAGGCGCCGCCGCCAGagcgcgccgccgccgccgccagccCCCGCCCGAGTTTTTGGAAGGACAAGCACCAACTTTGGCGGGGCCTGAGTGGAGCCGCGCGACCCCTGCCAATCAGCGCGCAGTCCCCGCGCCCcggcgccgccgccgcgcgccccgCCGCTCATCTACCTCAGATTTTTAGCAAATACCCGGGGTCGCACTACCCGGAAATCGTGCGCTCGCCTTGCAAACCCCCTCTAAACTATGAAACTGCCCCGCTCCAGGGAAACTACGTCGCTTTCCACCCGGAGCCAGCGTACTTTCGGAGCCTGCTGTGCAGCAAGCACCCGGCCGCCGCCGCAGCCGCTGCAGCCgcagctgccgccgccgccgccgctgcagcAGCAGCCGCCTACTACCAGGCGTCTGCGGCCGGGCCCCAGCCCAAGACCGCAGCGGGCGCTGGAGGGCCGGGGAGCCTGACCTACCCGTGCAAGCGCAAGCGCGCGGGCGCCAAGGACTGCCTGCTTGCGCCCCACGCCGGCGCTCGGCGCCTGCTGCTACTGCCCAGGTCCTACAAAGCCAAGGCGGCTGCtgctgcggcggcggcggcggccgccgGGGCCACTTGCCTGGAGAGGTTTCATCTGGTCAACGGCTTTTGCCCGCctccccaccatcaccaccaccaccaccatcaccaccaccaccaccaccaccatcggGCCCAGCAGTCGCAGCAGAATCACCACCCCCCTCACCACCACCGGCCACAGCCTCATCTGGGCAGCTTTCCCGAGAGCTGTAGCAGCGACTCTGAGTCCAGCTCCTACTCGGACCATGCCGCCAACGACTCGGATTTTGGCTCCAGTTTGTCCAGTTCTAGCAACTCTGTGTCCtcggaggaagaggaagaggaggaggagggcgaggaggaggaagaggaggaggaagaggaagagggggGCAGTGGGGCCTCGGACTCCAGTGAAGTCAGCTCGGAGGAGGAGGACTCGTCCTCGGAGTCGGACTCCAGCTCCGGCTCCAGCCAAGTGTCAGTGCAGAGCATCCGTTTCAGGCGCACCAGCTTCTGCAAGCCTCCCAGCATGCAGGCGCAGGCCAACTTCTTGTACCATCTGGCCTCTGCCGCCGCTGCAACCAAACCCGCTGCTTTCGAGGATGCAGGCAGACCTCCCGACCTCAAGAGTAGTGTCAAAGCGGAGTCGCCGGAGGAGTGGAATCTGCAGAGCTGGGCCTCCAAAGCGTCTCCGGTGTACTGCCCGGCCAGCATGGGGAGTTGTTTCGCAGAGATAAGGAACGATAGGGTATCTGAGATTACATTCCCACACTCTGAAATTTCCAGTACTGTAAAGAGAACTGACCTGACAATTAACTGCCTGACGGAGGGAGCCTCTTCACCTAGCCCAAAGACAAACAATGCATTTCCACAACAAAGAATACTCGGAGAGGCTAGGAAATGCCTACGAGCAACTCCTACTACACCCTGTGCAGATAACAACACAATAGCTGCTAGGTTCTTAAATAATGATTCTTCAGGAGCAGCAGCAAACTCAGAAAAAGATTCCAAAATCCCTCATTGTGCTGAATTTGCTGCGGATTTGCCCTCTTTGCAAACTGATCCGGAGGTGGATGCAGCAGCAACTAAAGCCGAGAATCTGTGCACTGACACAGACGACAAGACATTGCCATTTCTGCACAATATTAAAATCAAAGTAGAAGATAGTAGTGCTAATGAAGAATATGAACCTGACCTTATCACAAATAAGCTAAAGTGCGAGTGCAATGATACAAAGGGTGAGTTTTACAGTGtgactgaaagtaaagaggaggACACCTTGTTAACCACAGCCAAGGAAGGTTTTGCATGCCCTGAAAAAGAAACTCCTTCCTTAAATCAACTGGCTCAGAGTCAGGGCCTTTCATGCACTTTAGGTTCTCCAAAACCTGAGGATGGGGAATATAAATTTGGTGCCAGGGTAAGAAAAAATTACCGGACACTAGTACTGGGAAAGCGACCTGTACTTCAGACACCTCCAGTCAAACCAAATTTGAAATCAGCTAGAAGCCCTCGTCCTACAGGTAAAACTGAGACACATGAAGGAACACTGGATGATTTTACAGTTATAAACAGACGCAAAAAGGTAGCCAGCAATGTAGCATCAGCAGTGAAAAGGCCATTTAATTTCATGGCAAATTTTCCTTGTCCACCATCACTCATTATTGGGAAGGATGGGGATTTGTGGCCGGCGTATTCCTTAAACACCACTAAGGATTCCCAACCTCCTCACAAGGCCCATCCTATATGGAAATGGCAGCTGGGCGGTTCTGCAATACCTCTTCCACCTAGTCACAAGTTCAGGAAATTTAATTCATAA